The nucleotide window CCCCCTCACCGCCCCGCTGTCCCTCCACCAGGCCCGCCGGCCTCACTGCGCCCTCCGCCCGgaacaccctcccccaccccgctgTCCGCAGGCCCCGCGCCGTCTCCTCCTGCGGGTCGTTGCTCAGCGTCACCCCCTAGTTCAGCCTCCCCTGAAACCTCCCATTAAAACTGCCCCCCTCTGGCTCCCCGTTCTCTGCCTCGCTTTCTCCCTGAGTTAACTGCACAGGCTGTCGCCCCATGGGGACTCCGGCCCCCCCCGTGTGCCTCACACCGGGCCCCACGAGCGCTTGAATGAATGACTCTTATTCAATCCGATGTTCCTACACAGCCTGACACTCCCACCTCCAGACACAGTTGGGCAGGTCGTGCACTGCACAAGAGGTCACGGAGTGAGAGAACAGTAGGGGCGTCTGGCCCCGGTGCTGCTGGGCCTGGTCCATCTGGCGCAAAGGCCTGAAGGCACCTCGTCTCTGGGAAATGCgaccctctgcctcctgccccctgggCGGCCGGGTGTCGTCACATCCCGGCCACCTCGCCCCCAGGACGGCCTCCGCCTCCCTGCTCAAttacagcaacagcagcagcagcgagGTTTTGCCGTCTGCTATGACTTGTCATCACTCTCCGCTCGGCCTGGTGCCACAAGGTCACTCCACTCCCGCCCTTCCGGCAGGGGGACCCCAGCGCCAAGTGTCGAGGGGCAGAGTGGGAATTTGACCCCTGACCTTGGAGAACACCTAGCACTAACCCCAGCTCCCAAAATGCCCCAGACCCCAGCTTGGTCACCTCCAGGGATGGGGCGCTCACTCCCTCTCCTGAGGCGGCCTGAGGACGGAGGAGGAGGACGTGCAGCGGGTGCGTGCGGGCGTGTGCAGCACCCCACGGGCGGGAGCAGCGGCGAGGTTAGGGCAGAGAAGCCGCGAGGGGCGTCAGGTTAGAGCCGCCATGCGGGGGGCCCGTCTTCTCGGGGGAAGCCGGGCCGCGTGTGCCGACGAGCCAAAGCAGAAGGcggccaggccccaccccaggctcggAGCGCCGCCTCGGTCCAGCCGTGCGACCACAGCCCCCGCGGACGGCACCGGCGACCCTCGGCCCCGGACCCGCGGCGGACGGGGTGACCCACCTGCTTTCATCATGGTGGCGCCTGCGGCCGTCCTCGCGGGCGTGGAGACGCGCTTCTCTGCggcgggagagagagagacggggTCAGAGGGGCGACGACCACACAGACCACGACACCTGACACGGACGCCCCGGAGCCCCCCACACACGCGGCACCGCCCTCGCGCCCACAGGGGACACACGCCAGCCCCGCGGTCCGCCTCCCATCGCGGCCGAGTGCTTTTCACAAAATCCCTGCGaggatttcttttaattattaattttcaatctCGCGGTAAGACGAGGAGACGCTCTCCCCATAAATAATTAACACACGCAAATCAGGCCACAGACGCTCCTGCCGCCGGCCTGCGATGCAGACACAGACGGGGTGAATCTGCACTtctaaaatatgatttatattaaatgtaatataCTGAATAACAGATTCCGTAAACTATTAGATTCACAGCTAAGTGTGTATTTAAATGTCATATGTACGTGTGAAATAGCTGCCAACATGTACGTGATTGGTCTGTCATAATTTAGGGGCATAAAATGGGTCAGACTTCCGGCTTTTTCCCGTTTCCTGGATGGCAGCTTTCTTACCAGCGTGCTGGGACCcatgtccctttttttttttttttgaggaagattagtcctgaggtaacatctactgccaatcctctttttttttttttttttgctgaggaagactggccctgagctcacatccgtgcccatcttcctctactttctatgtgggacgcctgccacagcatggcttgacgagcggtgccatgtccacacccaggatccgaacccgagaaccccgggccaccgatgcaggacgtgtgaacctaaccactgcaccaccgggctggcccccccgTCCCCATATCCTTTCAAATGGCGCCTAACCCTCAGGGCGGCCGGGGTCTGGATTTCTCATCCCCGCAGATCCCACTTCCCAGACATGAAAACCGAGGCCCAGGGGGGCGTGGGACAGAGGCAGCCGAGCCTGGTTGCCCCCACGAGGACGGGGACAGACCCGGAGCCTCGGGACACAGCCAAGACCTCAGCCAGACGCCCCtccggagcctcagtttccccatctgtaacagGGACGTTGTGAAAATCACGTGACCGGCGAGGACACGGGGCCAGACTCAGAGTCCGGGTCAAAGAGACAAAGTAGCAGCGATGGGTCACTGttgccttttcctcttttatcaGCAACAATGTTGCTCCTCGGCCACAAACCGCCCGTCATCCCGCTTCTGGCCACCAGGAGGCGCGAGGCCCGCCCGTCCCCTCGGGAAGCCTACCTTTGGGCGTGCCCACCGGGCTCTGcaagaaagaacagagaggtcAGGGGTGCCCAGCGCGGCCCAGCTGAGGGGGGCGAGAGCCTGGGGGGTCCCGGCTCCAGAGACCCCCTGCAGGAGTCACCTCCTCGCGGACGGATCCCCCGCCTGGCCCCGGGcgacccctccctccacctctccctcctccccgtcCCCGGCCTCTGGGTGCCGGGTCCCCTCCGCCTGGAAGGCTTTTCCCAGATTCCCCCTTCACTCGGCTCCCCAACCTCCCCATCCAGAGGGGGTCCCCTCGTCTGTCACTGCCCCGCAAGCCACCAGATTATTGACCCGGCCAGTGTCTCCGTGTCCCCAGGACGTGGGCACCAAGAAGGCAGGGACCCCGCGAACGCGGCGTCCGAGGTGAGTCCACCTTCCCCATGGCCCCTCTCACCTCCAGTCTGGAGAACTCCTAGCCAGCCTTCAAagcccctcccagcctgccccaccctcccatGAGTCAGGGGCCTCCTCGGGGACCCCGCAGGGCCCTGGCCTCCCCCCAGTGGCCCCATCCGCCCTCCCTGTGCACAGACGTCCATGTGTCCACCCAACGGGGGCTCGGTGAGGCCAGGGCTCCACCCACAGCCTCCAGTCTGCCCACACCAGGCCCAGGTGAGCGGGCAGGTGTGTCCACTGGGCAAGGAGTCGGACACTGTGGGGGACGCCGTGGGGGCCGTGTCCCCCTGCAGCTCagctcggggggggggggcacgagGATGGGCAGGAGACAGGAGGCGTGTCCCCCAGGCCCCTCGAGGCCTGGACACGACAGAGGGTGCCGTGAGGGTCCTGCGTTAACACTCCGCGGCCACCAGGAGCTCGGGGCCCAGGGATCCTGGTCATCAGAGACCACTCCTCAGCTGTGCagcctggagccagcccctcaacctctctgggcctcagggcagCTCCCCACATGCAGGCCCCGTGTCCAGTGCCCACCGTCCACGGGCCCATTGAGCCCACGTGGCATCCCCAGCAGGTGGGCACTtgtaggtggggaaactgaggcccagagaggcaaagcCACATGTCCCAGTCACAGGCCGGAGGGCGGCGGGCTGGGACTCGGATGCGAGCGCCGGCTCTGACATCTGGGCTTGGACCAGCGGCCATGGGGCCGGGGGGGGCCGGGTGGGCTCTCGCTCTGTGGCCGGGGGTCCCGGGCGCCCCTCACCTGCTGGGAATTCACCACCACCTccgccttctcctcctcctgggccGGGCTGGGGGCCGCCGCGGGCTCCCTGGCAGTGGCGGGGGCCGCGTCCGCGTTCTCCAGCGCCTCGATCTCCTTCTCCAGCCTGCGGAGGGCGGGGTCCCTTCACCGCATGACCCCCGGTTCCCACCCGGCCGCCTCCCGCCAACCCCCGGCACTTCCACCCAGACACGTGTGTTTTCACGGGAAGCGTCCTCCCTCCCGGGAGACTAGAAAAACCGTTTCACTTTCCAAGTATGAGGACAACGGTCCGCGCCACCCAGTGAGGACACGACCCGTGTCCAAAATCCTGCCCGGCCATCGCCTGCCCGAGGCGCGGGGCTGCGGTCGTCAGGGGACACCCTGCATCGTGGGGGACACTCCCCTTCAAGGCTCGGGACAGACGGGGGTGAGTCCACGGCCCCCTGACAAAGGGAGCCCACGTCTGTTGGCTGGATGCGGCCAGGGGCAgcctggagggcttcctggaggaggagtcCTGGCATGGACACCGAGTGGCCAAAATGTGGCCTGAGGAGCCCCGGGAGGGCACTTGCCATGCACAGGACACACAGTAGGGCTCACAGGgggcccctccccagagctgCACCCGGGGTGGGGGGTGATGCACAGCAGCCCCTTGTGCAGCCCCGGCGGCCGGTGCTtcccgcccgcccgcgcccctCTGCCCGTCAGTCCCGACTGCCCCCTCACAGGCCCGGCCCAGCTCCCGGAGGCATACAGTCGGCACTAACGTTTGCTGCAATTAAGACGCACAAGGGGATTCCCGCCTTCCGGTCCAAAGGCGGGGAAACTGAGACTCGGGAGGAAAATCCCAGCCGGACCCCCCCAGTTTCTTCCAAACGAGCGCGGCGGGGGCTCCGGGATCCGGGCCTTTCCGCAGCTGAGTGGACATCTGGAATCCAGGCCGTCACTTCCCCTGGCCGCCCGGAAACCCGGCCTTTTGTCCCAGCCCCGGGTGAGGGGGGGGGTCACTTTCCCCGGCGGCCGGCCCTCTCCCGCTTCCTGCAGCCCGGCCGTCCCCCCATCAGCACCGGGCCGCGGACGAGCACCTCCCATCCCCCCGGCCTGGCGGCTCCCACCCGGCACCTGCCCGCCCGCCGGTGTCGCAGGAGGGTCTCGGCCCCCCGTCCCCGTTCCAGCCCGCTGGGCTGCGCGTCAACACCCCCTGAGGCCCCGTCGAGGCAGGAGAAGGGACCTGcctgccccccccgccccccgcatgCGAGCGCGGCCGGACCCCCCGGCGCCCACCTGCCGATGGCCTCCTCCAGCAGCCGCGCCCTCTGCTCGTCCGCCTCCATCTGCCTCCGCAGGTCCTCGTCCCCGTCCGACGCCGAGCACGGTGCGCCCTCCAGCAGCCAGCGCTCCCGCAGTGCCTTGGACTGGGTGGCAGGGCCGGGGTCAGGTCAGCATGGGGTCAGGGTCAGGCTGGGGTCAGGGTCAGGTTGGGGTCGGGGTCAGGCTGGGGTCAGGAGGGGTTAGTTCATGATCAGGGTCAGGAGTGAGGTTGGAGTCAGGATGTCGGTCGGGGTGAGGCTGGGGTCAGGTCAGCATGGGGTCGGGGTCGGGCTGGGGTAGGGGTTGGTTCATGATCAGGGTCGGGGTGATGctggggtcagggtcagggttgAAGCTGAGGTCAGAATCAGGTTGGGGTCAGGGTCAGGCTTGAGGCTGGGGTCAGGGTCAGGTTATGGTCAGGGTGGGGTTCAGGTTGGTTCATGATCAGGGTCACGGTTGG belongs to Equus quagga isolate Etosha38 unplaced genomic scaffold, UCLA_HA_Equagga_1.0 HiC_scaffold_4326_RagTag, whole genome shotgun sequence and includes:
- the LOC124232289 gene encoding paralemmin-1-like isoform X3, producing MGGAEEQGRGTGGLRAGVSPSVCADGKPRPRGQRTHQVAPGPGSWETPGEAAVSSPRSPGTDGQLCKPQGWRVLVAETTSQQERLQAIAEKRRRQAEMENQRRQLEDARRQLQHLKSKALRERWLLEGAPCSASDGDEDLRRQMEADEQRARLLEEAIGRLEKEIEALENADAAPATAREPAAAPSPAQEEEKAEVVVNSQQSPVGTPKEKRVSTPARTAAGATMMKAGGSPRPPRVRGRGSPVPSAGAVVARLDRGGAPSLGWGLAAFCFGSSAHAARLPPRRRAPRMAALT
- the LOC124232289 gene encoding paralemmin-2-like isoform X2 gives rise to the protein MWALVLGPWASCPPHKGPTSAAWSPAPLGASGNADIDPAPSANRFKAESVPGGLPESIDWMRKGVRLNPGFTMSLLCVLGRPTDLSGPLGSWETPGEAAVSSPRSPGTDGQLCKPQGWRVLVAETTSQQERLQAIAEKRRRQAEMENQRRQLEDARRQLQHLKSKALRERWLLEGAPCSASDGDEDLRRQMEADEQRARLLEEAIGRLEKEIEALENADAAPATAREPAAAPSPAQEEEKAEVVVNSQQSPVGTPKEKRVSTPARTAAGATMMKAGGSPRPPRVRGRGSPVPSAGAVVARLDRGGAPSLGWGLAAFCFGSSAHAARLPPRRRAPRMAALT
- the LOC124232289 gene encoding paralemmin-1-like isoform X5, coding for MRVLVAETTSQQERLQAIAEKRRRQAEMENQRRQLEDARRQLQHLKSKALRERWLLEGAPCSASDGDEDLRRQMEADEQRARLLEEAIGRLEKEIEALENADAAPATAREPAAAPSPAQEEEKAEVVVNSQQSPVGTPKEKRVSTPARTAAGATMMKAGGSPRPPRVRGRGSPVPSAGAVVARLDRGGAPSLGWGLAAFCFGSSAHAARLPPRRRAPRMAALT
- the LOC124232289 gene encoding paralemmin-1-like isoform X4 yields the protein MLPGPWEVQRSRVLVAETTSQQERLQAIAEKRRRQAEMENQRRQLEDARRQLQHLKSKALRERWLLEGAPCSASDGDEDLRRQMEADEQRARLLEEAIGRLEKEIEALENADAAPATAREPAAAPSPAQEEEKAEVVVNSQQSPVGTPKEKRVSTPARTAAGATMMKAGGSPRPPRVRGRGSPVPSAGAVVARLDRGGAPSLGWGLAAFCFGSSAHAARLPPRRRAPRMAALT
- the LOC124232289 gene encoding paralemmin-2-like isoform X1, whose translation is MTSQVSGRPGNLTCLGWVDGALRPRTDLTRSSLLGGGGALGWTQRCVTLGLFFLLSHQGRGTGGLRAGVSPSVCADGKPRPRGQRTHQVAPGPGSWETPGEAAVSSPRSPGTDGQLCKPQGWRVLVAETTSQQERLQAIAEKRRRQAEMENQRRQLEDARRQLQHLKSKALRERWLLEGAPCSASDGDEDLRRQMEADEQRARLLEEAIGRLEKEIEALENADAAPATAREPAAAPSPAQEEEKAEVVVNSQQSPVGTPKEKRVSTPARTAAGATMMKAGGSPRPPRVRGRGSPVPSAGAVVARLDRGGAPSLGWGLAAFCFGSSAHAARLPPRRRAPRMAALT